The following coding sequences lie in one Alicyclobacillus curvatus genomic window:
- a CDS encoding ribonuclease H-like YkuK family protein, with product MDWTFYSPSKGLLTMDQVVEDILSEIEGSADHEFRIMVGTDSQPKPASRSVTFVTAIIVHHVGKGGRYYVHREQHHHLYALRQRMMTEAAYSLQIGGLLSEQFGTSKKSWPIELHLDIGERGATKQVVREIVAWITQSGYEAKIKPDAYGASKVADRYTKHG from the coding sequence ATGGATTGGACCTTTTACAGCCCTTCAAAAGGGCTCTTGACGATGGACCAGGTTGTCGAGGATATTCTGTCCGAGATTGAAGGATCCGCCGATCACGAATTTCGCATTATGGTTGGGACCGATTCCCAGCCAAAGCCTGCGAGTCGCTCCGTGACTTTTGTTACAGCCATCATTGTGCACCACGTGGGTAAGGGTGGACGGTACTACGTGCACCGCGAGCAACATCACCATCTGTATGCGCTGAGGCAGCGCATGATGACGGAGGCTGCCTATTCGCTGCAGATCGGCGGACTACTTTCTGAACAGTTCGGCACATCAAAAAAATCATGGCCCATTGAGCTTCACCTGGATATTGGCGAGCGGGGTGCGACCAAACAGGTCGTTCGGGAAATTGTGGCCTGGATCACGCAAAGCGGATACGAAGCGAAGATTAAGCCAGACGCTTATGGCGCTTCGAAGGTCGCAGACCGCTACACAAAACACGGCTGA
- the rsmA gene encoding 16S rRNA (adenine(1518)-N(6)/adenine(1519)-N(6))-dimethyltransferase RsmA: MSDQTDVVRSSKLRELLEAHGFQFKKQLGQNFLVDAHVLHRIVEAADIHSSDGVFEIGPGAGVVTQALALRAQKVLAVEKDRSLAPVLESSLSGVDNVDIHYGDVLEVDLQEMWREFQDCHRVSVVANLPYYVTTPILFHLLESGVKLHYVVIMVQREVAQRLVARPGTKDYGALTVAVQYYAQVELIQRVPPGAFVPPPSVESQVVRLRIHDQPPVQVSNPALYFRVVRAAFGMRRKTLLNNLTHSFKISKSDCEALLKDIGIDPMRRGETLDLTEFADITRALSSVAP, encoded by the coding sequence ATGAGTGACCAGACCGACGTAGTGCGCAGCTCGAAGCTCCGTGAACTTCTCGAGGCACACGGATTTCAATTTAAGAAACAACTCGGGCAGAACTTCCTTGTCGATGCCCATGTCCTTCACCGAATCGTCGAAGCCGCCGACATCCACTCAAGTGACGGCGTGTTTGAGATTGGTCCGGGCGCTGGAGTGGTAACACAAGCACTGGCGCTGCGGGCTCAGAAGGTGCTGGCTGTCGAAAAAGACCGCAGTTTGGCTCCGGTCCTGGAATCTTCGCTCAGTGGGGTGGACAACGTAGACATCCACTATGGCGATGTGCTGGAAGTAGACTTGCAGGAAATGTGGCGCGAGTTTCAAGATTGTCATCGCGTTTCCGTTGTTGCAAACCTCCCTTATTACGTGACGACTCCAATCTTGTTTCACTTGCTCGAATCGGGCGTGAAATTACACTATGTTGTCATTATGGTACAACGGGAGGTTGCACAGCGGCTGGTGGCTCGCCCGGGTACGAAGGACTACGGGGCGCTGACTGTCGCTGTCCAGTATTACGCGCAGGTGGAGCTGATTCAACGTGTGCCCCCGGGAGCATTTGTACCGCCCCCAAGCGTCGAATCTCAGGTGGTTCGATTGCGAATTCACGACCAGCCGCCTGTTCAAGTCAGCAATCCTGCACTGTACTTTCGCGTGGTCAGAGCCGCATTCGGGATGCGGAGAAAGACGCTGCTGAACAATCTCACGCACAGCTTCAAAATATCCAAATCTGACTGTGAGGCGTTGCTCAAAGACATCGGTATTGACCCGATGAGAAGAGGGGAGACCCTTGACTTGACTGAGTTCGCGGACATCACAAGAGCGCTCAGTAGTGTCGCGCCTTAG
- a CDS encoding DUF4093 domain-containing protein: MERLKIEEVIVVEGIHDKQAVLRVVDADIWVLGGDRIAHRLMAELKRAANRRGLLILTDPDGPGERIRRRLDDAFPGSKHAFLAKDEAFGDGAIGVEHASDEAIRKALQQVKRSTSTETEAGAFTSPASTLDVQTQTSAAPISNRGVAAGGTDARAHAAPHPAIAAGFTTADLIHAGLAGDKEAAKRRALVGDILGIGYGNAKAFLHKLNALGVERSEWEHALAAGGFTTPEVKEGLQ, encoded by the coding sequence ATGGAACGGCTCAAAATTGAGGAAGTTATTGTGGTCGAGGGAATACACGATAAGCAGGCCGTTTTGCGTGTTGTCGACGCAGACATCTGGGTCCTTGGCGGTGACCGCATCGCGCACAGGTTGATGGCTGAGTTGAAGCGTGCGGCGAATCGGCGTGGACTGCTCATTTTGACCGATCCCGATGGTCCCGGCGAACGCATCCGTCGTCGCCTCGACGATGCGTTTCCCGGGTCGAAGCATGCATTTCTGGCAAAAGACGAGGCCTTCGGGGACGGCGCGATTGGTGTGGAACATGCATCTGACGAGGCTATCCGCAAAGCGTTGCAGCAAGTGAAGAGGTCCACGTCCACAGAGACTGAAGCCGGTGCTTTCACTTCACCTGCTTCTACTCTCGATGTTCAGACTCAGACTTCTGCGGCCCCGATTTCCAATAGAGGCGTGGCTGCTGGAGGTACGGACGCTCGGGCCCATGCAGCACCGCATCCGGCCATTGCTGCAGGGTTCACAACGGCAGACCTTATTCACGCTGGACTCGCGGGAGACAAGGAGGCAGCAAAGCGCCGCGCATTGGTTGGAGATATTCTTGGCATTGGTTACGGGAACGCAAAGGCGTTTTTACACAAGTTGAACGCCCTTGGAGTCGAGCGCAGCGAATGGGAACACGCTCTTGCGGCAGGAGGATTCACGACGCCAGAAGTAAAGGAGGGACTGCAATGA
- a CDS encoding TatD family hydrolase gives MLFDTHCHLNDEQFKDDVESVLERAHAEGVTNIVVPGVDVTSSERAILLAEKYEGVYAAVGIHPESLKDLPETELDQIRALTRHPKVVAIGEIGLDYYWDVAPRSFQQEIFAAQIALAADCGLPILIHNRDATEDTVRMVKGAPQGVHGVMHCFTGSIETALECIRKGFYISFGGPVTFKNAVGVQKTAAQVPDEWLVVETDSPYLSPHPLRGKRNEPGRVRLVAEKLAELREKEYLEIAALSMANALRLFPKIGAK, from the coding sequence GTGTTGTTCGATACGCACTGTCACCTGAATGATGAACAGTTCAAGGATGATGTCGAGAGTGTTCTTGAGCGCGCACATGCTGAAGGGGTCACAAACATTGTCGTGCCTGGTGTGGATGTAACATCTTCCGAGCGTGCTATTTTGCTCGCTGAAAAGTACGAGGGCGTGTATGCAGCAGTTGGCATTCACCCAGAGTCTCTCAAAGACTTGCCAGAGACGGAACTTGACCAAATTCGAGCACTGACGCGTCACCCGAAGGTAGTCGCCATCGGTGAAATCGGTCTCGATTACTACTGGGATGTAGCACCGAGATCGTTTCAACAGGAAATCTTTGCAGCGCAGATTGCGCTCGCAGCGGACTGTGGCTTGCCAATTCTGATTCATAACCGCGACGCTACAGAGGACACAGTGCGGATGGTCAAGGGGGCCCCACAAGGTGTACACGGGGTCATGCACTGTTTTACAGGGAGCATCGAGACAGCGCTCGAATGCATTCGCAAGGGCTTCTATATCTCCTTTGGCGGTCCTGTGACGTTTAAAAACGCAGTGGGCGTACAGAAAACAGCAGCGCAGGTCCCTGATGAATGGCTGGTTGTCGAGACAGATTCTCCGTATCTCTCTCCTCATCCATTGCGGGGTAAGAGAAACGAACCCGGACGGGTACGGCTTGTAGCTGAAAAACTGGCCGAATTGCGCGAGAAGGAATATTTGGAGATAGCCGCTCTAAGTATGGCGAATGCGCTGCGGTTGTTTCCGAAGATCGGAGCGAAGTAA
- the metG gene encoding methionine--tRNA ligase, translated as MFGRHEEGTAVSQQSFYITTPIYYPNDFLHIGHSYTTVAADAMARYKRLRGYDVMYLTGTDEHGLKIQQRAQQAGKDVHEFLDEIISWIRDLWQRLDISYDDFIRTTEERHTRVVAEMFERLIDQGDIYLSDYEGWYCTPCESFWSERELQDGKCPDCGREVQFVREESYFFRMSKYVDRLLQYYDEHPDFIQPESRKNEMINNFIKPGLKDLCVSRTSFDWGIHVTRDPKHVVYVWLDALTNYITAIGYGSDNPDLRAKFEKYWPADVHFVGKEIVRFHVIYWPIILMALGLPLPKKVYGHGFLMMKDGKMSKSKGNVIDPKLLIERYGSDAIRYFLLREIPFGQDGVFTPESLVQRLNYDLANDLGNLIHRTAAMMSKFVDGQVPEPGDRTELDIELATLFEATVQAVAEHMESMQFSLALAEIWKVVRRANKYIDEAAPWSLAKQGDTPRLGTVMYNLAETIRGVAVLISPFLPRAAVSIREQYSIAAADATWDSIAKFGSLQPGGTVYSASPLFPRLEVESELEQLDALASGALARAAAMQAEATGQAAESAALANSASASGPDSGLKGTGAAQSNTAAPHADGASDAGDGGKELIGIDVFEQIELRVGQIEVAEPVPKADKLLRLEVNLGTETRQVVSGIAKYFQPEELVGQKVIVVTNLKPVKLRGVQSNGMILAASEDGVLKLATVPDGMPNGAIVK; from the coding sequence ATGTTTGGCAGACACGAGGAGGGAACCGCTGTGAGTCAGCAATCGTTTTATATCACTACGCCGATTTACTATCCGAACGACTTTTTGCACATTGGACATTCGTACACCACCGTCGCTGCGGATGCCATGGCAAGGTACAAACGCCTTCGCGGCTACGATGTGATGTATTTAACGGGAACGGACGAACATGGTCTGAAGATTCAACAACGAGCGCAACAGGCTGGCAAGGACGTCCACGAGTTTCTCGACGAAATCATCTCCTGGATAAGAGACCTGTGGCAGCGATTGGATATTTCCTATGACGACTTTATCCGTACAACGGAAGAACGTCATACCCGAGTTGTCGCAGAAATGTTTGAACGCCTCATCGACCAGGGAGACATCTACCTGTCTGATTACGAAGGCTGGTACTGTACACCGTGTGAGTCGTTTTGGTCTGAACGGGAACTTCAGGATGGAAAGTGTCCGGATTGCGGTCGTGAAGTGCAGTTCGTTCGTGAAGAAAGCTACTTCTTCCGGATGAGCAAATATGTTGACCGGTTGCTTCAGTACTACGACGAACACCCGGATTTCATCCAGCCAGAGTCCCGTAAGAACGAAATGATCAACAACTTCATTAAACCAGGACTGAAAGACCTGTGCGTATCCCGTACGTCGTTTGATTGGGGCATTCACGTGACACGCGACCCAAAACACGTCGTGTACGTCTGGTTGGATGCACTGACGAATTATATTACGGCCATTGGGTACGGTTCGGACAATCCCGACCTTCGGGCCAAGTTTGAAAAGTACTGGCCTGCGGATGTACATTTCGTCGGTAAGGAAATTGTGCGGTTCCACGTCATTTACTGGCCCATTATTCTCATGGCGCTTGGCCTGCCACTACCGAAAAAGGTATACGGGCATGGCTTCCTGATGATGAAAGACGGGAAGATGAGTAAGTCGAAAGGCAATGTCATCGACCCCAAATTGCTTATCGAACGATACGGCAGCGACGCCATTCGTTATTTCTTGCTGCGTGAGATTCCATTTGGGCAAGACGGCGTCTTTACCCCGGAGTCGCTTGTGCAACGGCTCAATTATGACTTGGCGAATGACCTCGGCAACCTCATCCACCGCACAGCGGCGATGATGAGCAAGTTTGTGGACGGCCAAGTTCCAGAGCCGGGTGACAGGACCGAGCTTGATATTGAGCTTGCGACGCTCTTCGAGGCAACGGTGCAGGCTGTAGCAGAACACATGGAGAGCATGCAGTTTTCTCTCGCCTTGGCAGAAATTTGGAAAGTTGTACGGCGCGCCAATAAATACATTGATGAAGCAGCACCGTGGAGTCTTGCGAAACAAGGTGACACGCCCCGCCTTGGCACTGTGATGTACAATCTTGCAGAAACCATCCGCGGTGTGGCCGTTCTCATCTCTCCGTTTTTACCGAGGGCTGCTGTCAGCATTCGGGAACAATACAGCATTGCGGCTGCTGACGCGACGTGGGACAGCATCGCGAAGTTTGGGTCCCTGCAGCCAGGCGGTACGGTGTACAGCGCGTCCCCTCTGTTCCCCCGGCTTGAAGTTGAGTCTGAGCTCGAGCAACTTGATGCCCTGGCTTCGGGCGCCCTCGCCAGGGCGGCAGCGATGCAGGCTGAAGCCACGGGACAGGCTGCCGAATCTGCGGCCTTGGCGAACTCGGCTTCAGCAAGCGGGCCCGATTCCGGTTTGAAAGGAACAGGTGCAGCGCAATCAAACACAGCGGCGCCGCACGCTGATGGTGCAAGTGACGCAGGTGACGGCGGTAAAGAGCTCATCGGTATCGACGTGTTTGAACAAATCGAGCTCCGGGTCGGGCAGATTGAAGTTGCAGAGCCTGTTCCAAAAGCCGACAAGTTGCTCCGCCTCGAGGTAAACCTCGGGACCGAAACCAGACAAGTTGTGTCCGGAATTGCGAAATACTTTCAGCCAGAGGAACTTGTGGGCCAGAAAGTCATCGTTGTGACGAATCTGAAGCCGGTGAAACTGCGCGGTGTCCAGTCAAACGGAATGATTCTGGCCGCCTCAGAGGATGGGGTCCTCAAACTTGCAACGGTTCCTGATGGGATGCCAAACGGCGCGATTGTGAAGTAA